A part of Sander vitreus isolate 19-12246 chromosome 8, sanVit1, whole genome shotgun sequence genomic DNA contains:
- the bscl2 gene encoding seipin, whose amino-acid sequence MYEHKNPPQRQQSKGLEGETTAQTSARRRSGSDMMGATMGPVLHWLQNVAAVTLLKARRTLFQAAILFCVLVLLLWVSIFLYGSFYYSYMPSVSFSTPVHFYYTSDCDSSESALCSFPTANISFMKNERDLVMAYGQPYRVSLELEMPESPVNERLGMFMVKMSCYTKGGKTVSSVGRSTMLHYRSSLLQSLSTLLFSPFFLTGMAEQKQLIEVELFSDYKTNAYQPSIGAVIEIQSKRVQIYSSQLRIHAFFTGIRYVLYNFPLTSAVIGVATNFAFLCVIVLFSYLQFIWGGIWPPDQVRVRVMMGDNTRIQQRREEARKRMEKENSQKDLGAPQVIGSVNDTSDFQDDDTVAEPSPKKPSGILDASGADVPDTKEEGSHDSSHEEKDGSGVLDGCQLPHQGETLLRQRPGPWMSL is encoded by the coding sequence ATGTATGAACATAAAAACCCACCACAGAGGCAGCAGTCGAAAGGGCTCGAAGGAGAAACAACTGCCCAAACTAGTGCCAGAAGGAGGTCCGGATCAGACATGATGGGGGCTACAATGGGACCGGTTTTACACTGGCTCCAAAATGTGGCAGCTGTTACTCTCCTCAAAGCCCGGCGGACTTTATTTCAGGCTGCCATCCTGTTTTGTGTCCTGGTTCTGCTACTTTGGGTGTCCATCTTTCTCTACGGAAGCTTCTATTACTCATACATGCCCAGTGTGAGCTTCTCCACCCCTGTGCACTTCTACTACACCTCTGATTGTGATTCCTCAGAGTCAGCACTTTGTTCATTCCCCACGGCCAACATCTCTTTCATGAAGAACGAGAGGGACCTTGTGATGGCTTACGGTCAGCCTTATCGAGTGTCTTTGGAGTTAGAGATGCCAGAGTCTCCAGTGAATGAACGCTTGGGTATGTTTATGGTCAAGATGTCTTGTTACACCAAGGGTGGAAAGACAGTCTCATCAGTGGGCCGATCTACCATGCTGCATTACCGCTCCAGCCTTCTGCAGAGCCTGAGTACTTTACtgttctctcctttctttctgaCCGGGATGGCTGAGCAGAAGCAACTCATAGAAGTTGAGCTCTTCTCAGACTACAAGACAAATGCTTATCAACCCTCTATCGGTGCAGTCATTGAGATCCAGTCCAAACGAGTGCAGATCTACTCATCTCAACTCCGAATCCATGCTTTCTTCACTGGCATAAGATATGTTCTGTACAACTTCCCCCTGACATCTGCAGTGATCGGCGTAGCCACCAACTTTGCCTTCCTCTGTGTCATTGTGCTGTTCAGCTACCTGCAGTTCATATGGGGTGGGATCTGGCCTCCAGATCAAGTAAGAGTCAGGGTTATGATGGGAGACAACACCCGTATccagcagaggagagaggaggctcGGAAGCGCATGGAGAAGGAAAACTCGCAGAAGGATCTGGGTGCTCCTCAAGTGATAGGATCTGTGAACGATACATCTGATTTCCAGGACGATGACACAGTAGCAGAGCCGTCGCCAAAGAAGCCCTCAGGAATTCTGGATGCATCTGGGGCTGATGTGCCAGATACAAAGGAGGAAGGGTCTCATGACTCCTCTCATGAGGAGAAAGACGGCTCAGGCGTGTTGGATGGCTGCCAGCTGCCTCACCAGGGTGAGACCTTACTCCGACAGAGACCTGGGCCGTGGATGAGCCTGTGA
- the lrrc10 gene encoding leucine-rich repeat-containing protein 10 — translation MGNAMRGVIAFIPSERCQRFLVGDLKEMPPDRTLDLSSRQLRRLPVAACVFNELVKLYLSDNNLSSLPAELQDLKKLQLLALDFNCFEELPAVVCRLPQLSILYLGNNRLYSLPRELRELKELSTLWLETNCFTVFPKVVCELSNLKTLHLGYNQIQSLPKELGGLEELRSIWLAGNQLAAFPLVLLEMHLLAVIDVDRNKIRYFPNLAHMQGLKLVIYDHNPCVNAPAVGEGVRRVGRWADSSDDEQEDDGSKVASETTAEVTEVHPEEEHNI, via the coding sequence ATGGGTAACGCCATGCGAGGCGTTATTGCCTTCATTCCCTCCGAGCGCTGTCAACGTTTCCTAGTAGGGGACCTAAAGGAGATGCCACCTGATCGGACCCTGGACCTGAGCAGCCGGCAGCTGCGCCGGCTGCCTGTTGCTGCCTGTGTTTTCAATGAGCTGGTGAAACTCTACCTGAGCGACAACAACCTCAGCAGCTTACCTGCCGAACTGCAGGACCTGAAGAAGCTGCAGCTCCTGGCCCTTGACTTCAACTGCTTTGAAGAGCTCCCTGCTGTTGTTTGCAGATTGCCCCAGCTCAGCATCCTTTACCTGGGTAACAACAGGCTTTACAGCCTCCCCAGAGAACTGAGAGAGCTCAAGGAACTTAGCACTCTGTGGCTGGAGACTAATTGCTTCACCGTTTTCCCCAAGGTGGTTTGTGAGCTTTCTAATCTCAAGACCCTGCACCTTGGTTATAATCAGATACAGAGTTTACCAAAAGAGCTTGGAGGGCTGGAAGAGCTAAGAAGTATCTGGCTTGCCGGGAACCAGCTGGCAGCATTCCCACTAGTGTTGCTGGAAATGCACCTTTTAGCTGTCATTGATGTGGATCGGAACAAAATACGCTACTTCCCAAACCTGGCTCACATGCAGGGGTTGAAACTTGTCATCTATGATCACAACCCCTGCGTTAATGCCCCTGCAGTGGGCGAGGGAGTCAGAAGAGTCGGGCGCTGGGCGGACAGCTCGGACGATGAGCAGGAAGATGACGGGTCAAAAGTAGCGAGTGAGACTACAGCAGAGGTCACGGAAGTACACCCCGAGGAGGAGCACAACATTTAG
- the cnot2 gene encoding CCR4-NOT transcription complex subunit 2 isoform X3, whose amino-acid sequence MFGARKKFVEFVEVVDNDFTDESMYYSQPSMFPHRSDKDSSNVFLQMLSSPSPSSSGQLSQLGASLYGPQSALGFSVRGMGNSTPQLNRNLTQGTQLPSHITPTTGVPTMSLHTPPSPSRGTLPMNTRNMLNHSQVGQGIGMSGRTNSMGSSGLGSPNRSSPSIICMPKQQPARQPFTINSMSGFGMNRNQAFGMNNSLSSTIFNGTVGMVTKPSTEQTQDFSIHNEDFPALPGPNYKDPTLNNDDSKTNLNSTSKSTSNADGPKFPGDKTTSAQNNNQKKGIQVLPDGRVTNIPSGMVTDQFGMIGLLTFIRAAETDPGMVHLALGSDLTTLGLNLNSPENLYPKFASPWASSPCRPQDIDFHVPSEYLTNIHIRDKLAAIKLARYGEDLLFYLYYMNGGDLLQLLAAVELFNRDWRYHKEERVWITRAPGMEPTLKTNAYERGTYYFFDCLNWRKVAKEFHLEYDKLEERPHVPTTFNYNPAQQAF is encoded by the exons ATGTTTGGTGCTAGAAAGAAATTTGTAGAGTTCGTTGAGGTAGTCGATAACGACTTCACCGATGAAAGCATGTATTACAGCCAGCCGTCGATGTTCCCACATCGGTCGGACAAAGAT TCCTCAAATGTTTTCCTTCAGATGCTGTCCTCTCCCTCGCCGTCGTCGTCGGGTCAGCTGTCGCAACTTGGTGCAAGTTTGTACGGTCCACAAA GTGCACTCGGCTTCTCGGTAAGGGGCATGGGGAACAGTACGCCTCAGTTAAATAGAAATCTAACGCAAGGCACGCAGCTACCAAGTCATATCACCCCCACAACGGGTGTCCCCACGATGTCCCTCCATACCCCTCCATCACCAAGCAG GGGGACGTTGCCGATGAACACGAGGAACATGCTGAACCACTCTCAGGTCGGTCAAGGCATTGGGATGAGCGGCAGGACCAATAGTATGGGCAGCTCGGGGCTGGGCAGCCCCAACCGCAGCTCGCCCAGTATCATCTGTATGCCCAAACAGCAGCCAGCACGCCAGCCCTTCACCATAAACAG CATGTCAGGTTTTGGTATGAACCGCAATCAGGCGTTTGGGATGAACAACTCATTATCAAGCACGATCTTCAATGGCACAG ttGGCATGGTGACGAAGCCATCAACAGAACAGACACAGGATTTCTCCATCCATAACGAGGACTTCCCTGCACTGCCTGGCCCAAACTATAAGGACCCCACGTTGAACAACGATGACAGCAAAACT AACTTGAACTCCACAAGCAAGAGCACATCCAATGCAGATGGGCCGAAGTTCCCCGGTGACAAGACGACCTCAGCACAGAACAACAACCAGAAGAAAGGGATCCAGGTGTTGCCCGATG gtcggGTGACGAACATTCCCTCAGGAATGGTGACAGACCAATTCGGCATGATTGGCCTGCTGACGTTTATCCGGGCAGCAGAGACTGATCCAGGGATGGTCCATCTGGCGCTAGGAAGTGACCTCACGACACTGGGACTCAACTTAAACTCACCAGA AAACTTGTACCCCAAGTTCGCCTCTCCGTGGGCCTCATCACCTTGTCGACCTCAAGACATCG ACTTCCATGTTCCGTCTGAATACTTAACAAATATCCACATACGGGACAAG TTGGCTGCAATTAAACTGGCACGATACGGCGAAGACCTGTTGTTCTACCTTTACTACATGAATGGTGGTGACCTGCTACAGCTTCTGGCAGCAGTAGAGCT CTTCAACCGGGACTGGAGGTACCACAAAGAGGAGCGGGTTTGGATAACAAGGGCGCCTGGCATGGAGCCTACGCTGAAGACCAACGCCTACGAGAGGGGAACCTACTACTTTTTTGATTGTCTTAACTGGAGAAAAGTAGCTAAG GAATTTCATCTGGAGTATGACAAGCTGGAAGAGAGGCCTCACGTGCCAACAACGTTCAACTACAACCCAGCCCAGCAGGCCTTCTAA
- the cnot2 gene encoding CCR4-NOT transcription complex subunit 2 isoform X1 yields the protein MFGARKKFVEFVEVVDNDFTDESMYYSQPSMFPHRSDKDSSNVFLQMLSSPSPSSSGQLSQLGASLYGPQSALGFSVRGMGNSTPQLNRNLTQGTQLPSHITPTTGVPTMSLHTPPSPSRGTLPMNTRNMLNHSQVGQGIGMSGRTNSMGSSGLGSPNRSSPSIICMPKQQPARQPFTINSMSGFGMNRNQAFGMNNSLSSTIFNGTDGSENVTGLDLSDFPALADRSRREGTGNPTPVLNPLAGRAPYVGMVTKPSTEQTQDFSIHNEDFPALPGPNYKDPTLNNDDSKTNLNSTSKSTSNADGPKFPGDKTTSAQNNNQKKGIQVLPDGRVTNIPSGMVTDQFGMIGLLTFIRAAETDPGMVHLALGSDLTTLGLNLNSPENLYPKFASPWASSPCRPQDIDFHVPSEYLTNIHIRDKLAAIKLARYGEDLLFYLYYMNGGDLLQLLAAVELFNRDWRYHKEERVWITRAPGMEPTLKTNAYERGTYYFFDCLNWRKVAKEFHLEYDKLEERPHVPTTFNYNPAQQAF from the exons ATGTTTGGTGCTAGAAAGAAATTTGTAGAGTTCGTTGAGGTAGTCGATAACGACTTCACCGATGAAAGCATGTATTACAGCCAGCCGTCGATGTTCCCACATCGGTCGGACAAAGAT TCCTCAAATGTTTTCCTTCAGATGCTGTCCTCTCCCTCGCCGTCGTCGTCGGGTCAGCTGTCGCAACTTGGTGCAAGTTTGTACGGTCCACAAA GTGCACTCGGCTTCTCGGTAAGGGGCATGGGGAACAGTACGCCTCAGTTAAATAGAAATCTAACGCAAGGCACGCAGCTACCAAGTCATATCACCCCCACAACGGGTGTCCCCACGATGTCCCTCCATACCCCTCCATCACCAAGCAG GGGGACGTTGCCGATGAACACGAGGAACATGCTGAACCACTCTCAGGTCGGTCAAGGCATTGGGATGAGCGGCAGGACCAATAGTATGGGCAGCTCGGGGCTGGGCAGCCCCAACCGCAGCTCGCCCAGTATCATCTGTATGCCCAAACAGCAGCCAGCACGCCAGCCCTTCACCATAAACAG CATGTCAGGTTTTGGTATGAACCGCAATCAGGCGTTTGGGATGAACAACTCATTATCAAGCACGATCTTCAATGGCACAG ATGGGAGTGAAAATGTAACGGGACTGGATCTGTCAGACTTCCCTGCGTTAGCAGACAGGAGTCGGAGAGAAGGGACGGGAAACCCAACACCGGTGCTCAACCCACTGGCTGGACGGGCTCCTTATG ttGGCATGGTGACGAAGCCATCAACAGAACAGACACAGGATTTCTCCATCCATAACGAGGACTTCCCTGCACTGCCTGGCCCAAACTATAAGGACCCCACGTTGAACAACGATGACAGCAAAACT AACTTGAACTCCACAAGCAAGAGCACATCCAATGCAGATGGGCCGAAGTTCCCCGGTGACAAGACGACCTCAGCACAGAACAACAACCAGAAGAAAGGGATCCAGGTGTTGCCCGATG gtcggGTGACGAACATTCCCTCAGGAATGGTGACAGACCAATTCGGCATGATTGGCCTGCTGACGTTTATCCGGGCAGCAGAGACTGATCCAGGGATGGTCCATCTGGCGCTAGGAAGTGACCTCACGACACTGGGACTCAACTTAAACTCACCAGA AAACTTGTACCCCAAGTTCGCCTCTCCGTGGGCCTCATCACCTTGTCGACCTCAAGACATCG ACTTCCATGTTCCGTCTGAATACTTAACAAATATCCACATACGGGACAAG TTGGCTGCAATTAAACTGGCACGATACGGCGAAGACCTGTTGTTCTACCTTTACTACATGAATGGTGGTGACCTGCTACAGCTTCTGGCAGCAGTAGAGCT CTTCAACCGGGACTGGAGGTACCACAAAGAGGAGCGGGTTTGGATAACAAGGGCGCCTGGCATGGAGCCTACGCTGAAGACCAACGCCTACGAGAGGGGAACCTACTACTTTTTTGATTGTCTTAACTGGAGAAAAGTAGCTAAG GAATTTCATCTGGAGTATGACAAGCTGGAAGAGAGGCCTCACGTGCCAACAACGTTCAACTACAACCCAGCCCAGCAGGCCTTCTAA
- the cnot2 gene encoding CCR4-NOT transcription complex subunit 2 isoform X2, with product MFGARKKFVEFVEVVDNDFTDESMYYSQPSMFPHRSDKDMLSSPSPSSSGQLSQLGASLYGPQSALGFSVRGMGNSTPQLNRNLTQGTQLPSHITPTTGVPTMSLHTPPSPSRGTLPMNTRNMLNHSQVGQGIGMSGRTNSMGSSGLGSPNRSSPSIICMPKQQPARQPFTINSMSGFGMNRNQAFGMNNSLSSTIFNGTDGSENVTGLDLSDFPALADRSRREGTGNPTPVLNPLAGRAPYVGMVTKPSTEQTQDFSIHNEDFPALPGPNYKDPTLNNDDSKTNLNSTSKSTSNADGPKFPGDKTTSAQNNNQKKGIQVLPDGRVTNIPSGMVTDQFGMIGLLTFIRAAETDPGMVHLALGSDLTTLGLNLNSPENLYPKFASPWASSPCRPQDIDFHVPSEYLTNIHIRDKLAAIKLARYGEDLLFYLYYMNGGDLLQLLAAVELFNRDWRYHKEERVWITRAPGMEPTLKTNAYERGTYYFFDCLNWRKVAKEFHLEYDKLEERPHVPTTFNYNPAQQAF from the exons ATGTTTGGTGCTAGAAAGAAATTTGTAGAGTTCGTTGAGGTAGTCGATAACGACTTCACCGATGAAAGCATGTATTACAGCCAGCCGTCGATGTTCCCACATCGGTCGGACAAAGAT ATGCTGTCCTCTCCCTCGCCGTCGTCGTCGGGTCAGCTGTCGCAACTTGGTGCAAGTTTGTACGGTCCACAAA GTGCACTCGGCTTCTCGGTAAGGGGCATGGGGAACAGTACGCCTCAGTTAAATAGAAATCTAACGCAAGGCACGCAGCTACCAAGTCATATCACCCCCACAACGGGTGTCCCCACGATGTCCCTCCATACCCCTCCATCACCAAGCAG GGGGACGTTGCCGATGAACACGAGGAACATGCTGAACCACTCTCAGGTCGGTCAAGGCATTGGGATGAGCGGCAGGACCAATAGTATGGGCAGCTCGGGGCTGGGCAGCCCCAACCGCAGCTCGCCCAGTATCATCTGTATGCCCAAACAGCAGCCAGCACGCCAGCCCTTCACCATAAACAG CATGTCAGGTTTTGGTATGAACCGCAATCAGGCGTTTGGGATGAACAACTCATTATCAAGCACGATCTTCAATGGCACAG ATGGGAGTGAAAATGTAACGGGACTGGATCTGTCAGACTTCCCTGCGTTAGCAGACAGGAGTCGGAGAGAAGGGACGGGAAACCCAACACCGGTGCTCAACCCACTGGCTGGACGGGCTCCTTATG ttGGCATGGTGACGAAGCCATCAACAGAACAGACACAGGATTTCTCCATCCATAACGAGGACTTCCCTGCACTGCCTGGCCCAAACTATAAGGACCCCACGTTGAACAACGATGACAGCAAAACT AACTTGAACTCCACAAGCAAGAGCACATCCAATGCAGATGGGCCGAAGTTCCCCGGTGACAAGACGACCTCAGCACAGAACAACAACCAGAAGAAAGGGATCCAGGTGTTGCCCGATG gtcggGTGACGAACATTCCCTCAGGAATGGTGACAGACCAATTCGGCATGATTGGCCTGCTGACGTTTATCCGGGCAGCAGAGACTGATCCAGGGATGGTCCATCTGGCGCTAGGAAGTGACCTCACGACACTGGGACTCAACTTAAACTCACCAGA AAACTTGTACCCCAAGTTCGCCTCTCCGTGGGCCTCATCACCTTGTCGACCTCAAGACATCG ACTTCCATGTTCCGTCTGAATACTTAACAAATATCCACATACGGGACAAG TTGGCTGCAATTAAACTGGCACGATACGGCGAAGACCTGTTGTTCTACCTTTACTACATGAATGGTGGTGACCTGCTACAGCTTCTGGCAGCAGTAGAGCT CTTCAACCGGGACTGGAGGTACCACAAAGAGGAGCGGGTTTGGATAACAAGGGCGCCTGGCATGGAGCCTACGCTGAAGACCAACGCCTACGAGAGGGGAACCTACTACTTTTTTGATTGTCTTAACTGGAGAAAAGTAGCTAAG GAATTTCATCTGGAGTATGACAAGCTGGAAGAGAGGCCTCACGTGCCAACAACGTTCAACTACAACCCAGCCCAGCAGGCCTTCTAA